In Mesotoga infera, the DNA window CAGAATAGCCTCTGGGGATGAATATCGGATCGTAGCCGAACCCCCCGGTTCCGGAAATTCTTCTGGATATTGTCCCATCTACTTTTCCTTCAACACCAAGTAATGTAGAGTTCAAAGGATCATAGAAGAGGGCTGCGCAGATGAATCTCGCAGTCCTTTCTTGCTCACCTTCCATCCGGTCAAGTATAGCCCGCATTTTGCTAGCATAACTACTGCCTTTCATGAACCTTGCAGAGTTCACTCCAGGAAAACCTCCGAGAGAATCTATCATAAGTCCCGAATCATCTGCTAGAAGAGGTACTCCAAGATCCATATAAGCTTCAATCTTCTTCAGCGAGTTGCCGAGAAAGGTCGGCGAATCTTCAACAATTTCTCTGTGCGACGCAGCTGCTTCAATAGACTCAAGCTGGATTTCATCGGGAAGCAGCAGGCTGATCTCTCTAAGCTTGTTTTCATTGGAAGTAACCAGGTAAAGCTTCACCTTCTTAACTCCTTGATCCTATCAACAACTATTGATGGAGATTCTGATCTGAATACCGCTGCTCCCATAATTAGGATATCAGCGCCTTTACTAACAAGCTCTTTCGCATTGTCGAGGCTTACACCGCCATCGACTGCGATCTCAAAGTCAAACCCTCGCTCGCAGCGTATACGATCGAGCGATTCGATTTTTCTTGCAGCTTCCGGAATAAATCGTTGACCTGTGTAGCCGGGATTAACGGTCATAACAAGCACACCGTCAGTAACAGGAAGAACTTCTTCAAGCCAGGAAACGGGTGTTGAGGGATTCAAAACCACGAATGCATTGACTCCACACTCTTTTATCTGTCCCAGCAGCCTATAAAGATGATAGTTGCCCTCCACGTGAACATGAAGATTCTTTGCACCAAGTTTTGCATATTCTCTCACATATCTGGAGGGCTCCTCAATCATTAAATGAACATCGAGAGGTGGATGACTCAATCTACCGATTGCCTCCATGATCGGTACCCCAAAAGTGATATTAGGGACGAATATCCCATCCATAACATCTATATGCAGAAAATCTGCTGCTCGTACTTTATTCACTTCACAGGCAAGATTGGTCAAATCGGCAGCAAGAATAGAGGGAGATATCTTAGCCATACTTCTTTCCTCCCTTCTCCCTTTCTCTTTCCTTTAATTCATTATACATACTCAAGTAACTATCATAACGACTCACGTGAATGTTACCGGCTTTTATAAGCTCCTTGACGTAACACCCCGGTTCATCGATATGGACGCAGTCGGAAAAAGCGCACATTCCACTTTCCTGAGCTATCTCCGGAAAAAATCTCTTGAGGCAGTCTGACTCTATGTCTGGCAATTCTAGATTTGCAAAGCCAGGTGTATCGGCTATCAACCCTCCGAAATCGAACTGGAGCAATTCCACGTAGGAAGTAGTATGCCGCCCTCTCTCCAAACCTCTAGATATTTCCGACACTCTCAATTTCAGACCTGGATTAAGAGTATTTAGCAGGCTGCTCTTTCCGACACCAGACATTCCAGCCATCACACTTATCTTGCCTTTTAAAATGTCGCGCAATTCATCTATGTTAATCTCCTTCTTTGAAGAGACCCGACGAATGTCGTAATACTCGCCGTAGATTTCGATGAACTTCTCTATTTCACCATCAGAAAGCAGATCGATCTTGTTAATGACTACAACAACAGGCAGCTTGGCATATTCTGCCAGAACAAGGAACCGGTCTGTAATGACATTCTGAACGGCTGGTTCTCTAAGGGAAAGCACCAGGAGAATCTGCTCTATATTGGAAATTCTGGGTCTCAGAAGCTCACTTTCTCTTGTAAGAATGCTTTCTATCCGACCCTGGCCATTGCCGCCTAAAGAGTATTCGACTCGGTCACCGACAATCGGCCTAATCCCTTGAATCCTAAACCGACCAGGCATCGTGCACAAAATCCTCCCGCCTGTCTCGTTGTCCACCACTTCCATATTTCTGCTTCCGAATCTAACCACTACTCCTTTTCGTCTTTCCAAGCCTTACCCCCTTCTTCTGTGCCTTAACTGGCCACATGCAGCATCAATATCTGTGCCTTTCTCGTGTCTTACTGCGCTCTCGAATCCAACAGCCTTCAATCTTTCCTCGAAATCTGCAACTTTCCGATCTGAAGGTCTTTCGAAGTCTGGATTGACAGGGTTCACAGGTATTATATTTATAAATGACTTGATTCCTCGAAGGTATTTTCTAAGCTGTGCAACATCTCCGGCTGTATCGTTTACTCCACTTATCAAGGCATATTCAAAGGTAATTCTGTTTCCTGTCTTCTGTTGATAATACTCAAGTGCTGCTCTCAGCAAATCTAATGAATGCAATCTATTTACAGGCATTAATGAGCTTCTTAACTCATCTCTGGCGCTGTGAAGTGAAACTGAAAGCCGGATATCCATTCCTGAATCCGCAAGTCTCTTTATCCCTTCTGGTATTCCTGCAGTGGATATTGTAAAATGCCGAAAGCCAAGGTTTCTGCCTCTGGGATCGTGAAGTATATCGATTGCCTTGTACACACTGTTCTCATTGAGAAAGGGCTCACCCATTCCCATGAAGACGACGTTGTCTACGGGTCCGTCGATTGCTCTTTCCATGTGGATTACTTGAGAGACAATTTCACCGGTCGAGAGGTTCCTAGAAAAACCTCCCGCTCCAGTTGCGCAGAAGGAGCAGTTCAAAGCACAGCCTACTTGAGAAGAGATACAGAAAGTAACATGTGCAGGATGTCTCAAAACTACTGACTCAATTTGATTCCCGTCTTCGAGTTTCCATAAGAA includes these proteins:
- the rpe gene encoding ribulose-phosphate 3-epimerase, with protein sequence MAKISPSILAADLTNLACEVNKVRAADFLHIDVMDGIFVPNITFGVPIMEAIGRLSHPPLDVHLMIEEPSRYVREYAKLGAKNLHVHVEGNYHLYRLLGQIKECGVNAFVVLNPSTPVSWLEEVLPVTDGVLVMTVNPGYTGQRFIPEAARKIESLDRIRCERGFDFEIAVDGGVSLDNAKELVSKGADILIMGAAVFRSESPSIVVDRIKELRR
- a CDS encoding non-canonical purine NTP pyrophosphatase, with translation MKLYLVTSNENKLREISLLLPDEIQLESIEAAASHREIVEDSPTFLGNSLKKIEAYMDLGVPLLADDSGLMIDSLGGFPGVNSARFMKGSSYASKMRAILDRMEGEQERTARFICAALFYDPLNSTLLGVEGKVDGTISRRISGTGGFGYDPIFIPRGYSDTFAVLGDSVKKRLSHRSNAFKRLFSLVCLCDEKV
- the rsgA gene encoding ribosome small subunit-dependent GTPase A — protein: MERRKGVVVRFGSRNMEVVDNETGGRILCTMPGRFRIQGIRPIVGDRVEYSLGGNGQGRIESILTRESELLRPRISNIEQILLVLSLREPAVQNVITDRFLVLAEYAKLPVVVVINKIDLLSDGEIEKFIEIYGEYYDIRRVSSKKEINIDELRDILKGKISVMAGMSGVGKSSLLNTLNPGLKLRVSEISRGLERGRHTTSYVELLQFDFGGLIADTPGFANLELPDIESDCLKRFFPEIAQESGMCAFSDCVHIDEPGCYVKELIKAGNIHVSRYDSYLSMYNELKEREREKGGKKYG
- the rlmN gene encoding 23S rRNA (adenine(2503)-C(2))-methyltransferase RlmN; this encodes MKDILSLGLDETRNLMLSIEEAAYRANQIFNWVYKKRTLNFSEMTSLPEALRGELSGLLYFPPMEAVEKQTSKDGTEKFLWKLEDGNQIESVVLRHPAHVTFCISSQVGCALNCSFCATGAGGFSRNLSTGEIVSQVIHMERAIDGPVDNVVFMGMGEPFLNENSVYKAIDILHDPRGRNLGFRHFTISTAGIPEGIKRLADSGMDIRLSVSLHSARDELRSSLMPVNRLHSLDLLRAALEYYQQKTGNRITFEYALISGVNDTAGDVAQLRKYLRGIKSFINIIPVNPVNPDFERPSDRKVADFEERLKAVGFESAVRHEKGTDIDAACGQLRHRRRG